A stretch of Cicer arietinum cultivar CDC Frontier isolate Library 1 chromosome 5, Cicar.CDCFrontier_v2.0, whole genome shotgun sequence DNA encodes these proteins:
- the LOC101492090 gene encoding protein LATERAL ROOT PRIMORDIUM 1-like, protein MSMLGLRDLLLIAPTPSSIHHHQQQQNQNQPISTDQNSNHPLPSPSSLSVGFGIFPLLTTTPCIPQSQNNESQENPNNNNFWNLRMYQEPKKGVSVINVDDEKINNNKMVVMESEENGVYGSEYRVCEDCGNRAKKDCVFRRCRTCCKGRGYDCCTHLKSTWIPSTRRREREIEVVGGGGDGVAKRLKSLIGSSQNVSANSHSSNSNATTPKSFATSSCHQDAGFKETLPGHVQAPAVFKCHRVTAIGNGEDEFAYLATVHISGHVFKGFLYDHGVDGKNAMHCVSELQLGNNCSGKNGECSSAIGVPTNINTYPASAT, encoded by the exons ATGAGCATGTTAGGCCTTAGAGACCTACTTCTCATAGCTCCAACACCTTCTTCcattcatcatcatcaacaacaacaaaatcaaaaccAACCCATCTCAACAGATCAAAATTCAAACCACCCTTTACCTTCACCATCATCACTAAGTGTTGGTTTTGGTATTTTCCCACTCCTCACTACCACACCTTGCATTCCACAATCTCAAAACAATGAATCTCAAGAAAATccaaacaacaacaatttttgGAATCTTAGGATGTATCAAGAACCAAAAAAAGGTGTGAGTGTAATCAATGTTGAtgatgaaaaaattaataataacaagaTGGTTGTGATGGAAAGTGAAGAAAATGGTGTTTATGGTTCTGAGTATAGAGTGTGTGAAGATTGTGGTAATAGAGCTAAGAAAGATTGTGTTTTTAGAAGATGTAGAACTTGTTGTAAGGGACGTGGATATGATTGTTGTACTCATTTGAAGAGTACTTGGATTCCTTCGACTCGTCGCCGAGAGCGCGAGATCGAGGTGGTCGGTGGTGGTGGCGATGGTGTTGCTAAGAGACTAAAAAGTTTAATTGGGTCATCACAAAATGTTTCTGCAAATTCTCATAGTTCAAATTCTAATGCTACTACACCTAAGAGCTTTGCTACTAGCTCTTGTCACCAAg atgCTGGTTTCAAAGAGACATTACCAGGTCATGTTCAAGCACCAGCTGTATTTAAGTGTCACAGAGTGACTGCTATTGGAAATGGTGAAGATGAATTTGCTTACTTGGCAACAGTTCATATTAGTGGCCATGTGTTTAAAGGGTTTCTCTATGATCATGGTGTTGATGGCAAAAACGCAATGCATTGTGTTTCAGAATTGCAATTGGGAAATAATTGTAGTGGAAagaatggagaatgttcttctgCAATTGGTGTTCCAACCAATATTAATACTTACCCTGCTTCTGCTACTTGA